A section of the Saccopteryx leptura isolate mSacLep1 chromosome 4, mSacLep1_pri_phased_curated, whole genome shotgun sequence genome encodes:
- the MFHAS1 gene encoding malignant fibrous histiocytoma-amplified sequence 1 produces MAGKDSGNLKTVRLWRDAALRARKLRSNLRQLTLSAAGGCPGADQVDSPEAPQLVLPANIGDVEVLNLGNNGLEEVPDGLGLALGSLRVLVLRRNRFARLPPEVAVLGHHLTELDVSHNRLTCLGAEVVGALHELRKLNLSHNQLPTLPAQLGALAHLEELDVSFNRLEQLPDSLSCLYRLRTLDVDHNQLTAFPRQLLQLAALEELDVSSNRLRGLPEDISALCALKILWLSGAELGTLPDGFCELASLESLMLDNNGLQALPAQFSHLQRLKMLNLSSNLFEEFPAALLPLAGLEELYLSRNQLTSVPSLISGLGRLLTLWLDNNRIRYLPDSIVELTGLEELVLQGNQIAVLPDNFGQLSRVGLWKIKDNPLIQPPYEVCMKGIPYIAAYQKELAHSQPAVQPRLKLLLMGHKAAGKTLLRHCLTEDRVEGNEGGDREKSYPPPHPPVSKGIEVTSWTADASRGLRFIVYDLAGDESYEVIQPFFLSPGALYVLVVNLATYEPLRFPTTVGSFLHRVGARVPHAVVCIVGTHADLCGERELEEKCLDIHRQIALQEKHDAEGLSRLARTVDEALARDFELRSASPHAAYYAVSDKNLRRRKAHFQYLLNHRLQILSPVLPVSCRDPRQLQRLRDKLLSVAEHREIFPNLHRVLPRSWQVLEELHFQPPQAQRLWLSWWDSARLGLQAGLTEDRLQSALSYLHESGKLLYFEDSPALKEHVFHNLTRLIDILNVFFQRDPSLLLHKLLLGTNGEGEGEGDSSLVVTLPTPGQDLLRATQLHHYVEGFLLHGLLPAHVIRLLLKPHVQAQQDLQLLLELLEKMGLCYCLNKPKGKPLNGSTAWYKFPCYVQNEVPHAEAWINGTNLAGQSFVAEQLQIEYSFPFTFPPGLFARYSVQINRHVVHRSDGKLQIFAYRGKVPVVVSYRPAKGVLQPDTLSIASHASLPNIWTAWQAITPLVEELNVLLQEWPGLHYTVHILCSKCLKRGSPNPHAFPGELLSQPRPEGVAEIICPKNGSERVNVALVYPPTPTVISPCSKKNVGEKHRNQ; encoded by the coding sequence ATGGCTGGGAAGGACAGTGGGAACCTGAAGACCGTGAGGCTGTGGCGGGACGCCGCCCTGCGCGCCAGGAAGCTGCGGAGCAACCTGCGCCAGCTCACCCTCAGCGCGGCCGGGGGCTGCCCCGGGGCCGACCAGGTCGACTCCCCCGAAGCCCCCCAGCTTGTGCTGCCGGCCAACATCGGGGACGTTGAGGTGCTGAACCTGGGGAACAACGGCCTGGAGGAGGTGCCCGACGGGCTGGGGTTGGCGCTGGGCAGCCTGCGCGTCCTGGTCCTGCGCAGGAACCGCTTTGCCCGGCTGCCCCCGGAGGTGGCCGTGTTGGGCCACCACCTCACCGAGCTGGACGTGAGCCACAACCGGCTCACCTGCCTGGGCGCGGAGGTGGTGGGCGCCCTGCACGAGCTGCGCAAGCTCAACCTCAGCCACAATCAGCTGCCCACCCTGCCCGCCCAGCTGGGCGCTCTGGCCCACCTGGAGGAGCTGGATGTCAGCTTCAACCGGCTGGAGCAGCTGCCAGACTCCCTTTCCTGCCTCTACCGCTTGCGCACCCTCGACGTGGACCACAACCAGCTCACTGCTTTTCCTCGGCAACTGCTGCAGTTGGCAGCCCTGGAGGAGCTGGACGTGTCCAGCAACCGGCTGCGGGGCCTACCTGAGGATATCAGTGCCCTGTGTGCCCTTAAGATCCTCTGGCTGAGTGGGGCCGAGCTTGGCACCTTGCCCGACGGCTTCTGTGAGCTGGCCAGCCTGGAGAGCCTCATGCTAGACAACAACGGGCTGCAGGCTCTGCCCGCCCAATTCAGCCATCTGCAGCGGCTCAAAATGCTCAACCTTTCCTCCAACCTCTTTGAGGAGTTCCCGGCCGCGCTGCTGCCCCTGGCAGGCCTGGAGGAGCTCTACCTTAGTCGCAACCAGCTCACCTCAGTGCCATCCCTGATCTCAGGCCTGGGCCGGCTCCTCACCCTGTGGCTGGATAATAACCGCATCCGCTACCTGCCGGACTCCATTGTGGAGCTGACGGGCTTGGAGGAGCTAGTGCTGCAGGGGAACCAGATCGCTGTGCTGCCGGACAACTTCGGTCAGCTTTCCCGGGTAGGCCTGTGGAAGATCAAGGACAACCCACTGATCCAGCCCCCCTACGAGGTCTGCATGAAGGGGATCCCCTACATCGCAGCCTACCAGAAGGAACTGGCCCACTCCCAGCCGGCCGTGCAGCCTCGCCTCAAGCTGCTCCTGATGGGCCACAAGGCTGCAGGGAAGACCTTGCTCCGTCACTGCCTCACCGAGGACAGAGTGGAGGGAAAtgaaggaggggacagggagaagaGCTACCCACCTCCACATCCTCCCGTGAGCAAGGGCATCGAGGTGACCAGCTGGACAGCCGATGCCTCTCGGGGCCTGCGGTTCATTGTGTACGACTTAGCTGGAGATGAAAGTTACGAGGTGATCcagcccttcttcctctccccaggGGCCCTGTATGTGCTGGTGGTGAATTTGGCCACCTATGAGCCCCTGAGATTTCCTACCACGGTGGGCTCCTTCTTGCACCGGGTCGGGGCCCGCGTGCCTCACGCCGTGGTGTGCATTGTGGGCACGCACGCAGACCTGTGTGGGGAGCGGGAGCTGGAGGAGAAGTGTCTGGACATTCACCGCCAGATCGCCCTGCAGGAGAAGCATGATGCCGAGGGGCTGAGCCGTCTGGCCCGGACGGTGGACGAGGCGCTGGCCCGGGACTTTGAGCTGCGCTCCGCCAGCCCCCATGCAGCCTACTATGCGGTTTCAGACAAGAACCTCCGGAGGCGCAAGGCCCACTTTCAGTACCTGCTCAACCACCGGCTGCAGATCCTCTCCCCCGTGCTGCCTGTGAGCTGCAGGGACCCTCGCCAGCTACAACGCCTTCGGGACAAGCTGCTCTCGGTAGCTGAGCACCGGGAAATCTTCCCCAACTTACACAGAGTACTGCCACGGTCCTGGCAGGTGCTGGAGGAACTGCACTTTCAGCCGCCGCAGGCGCAGCGGCTTTGGCTGAGCTGGTGGGACTCGGCCCGCCTGGGCCTGCAGGCGGGGCTGACGGAGGATCGGCTCCAGAGTGCCCTGTCCTACCTTCACGAGAGCGGCAAGCTGCTCTACTTTGAGGACAGCCCGGCCCTCAAGGAGCATGTCTTCCACAACCTCACCCGCCTCATTGACATCCTTAATGTCTTTTTCCAGAGGGATCCTTCCTTGTTGCTGCATAAGCTGCTCCTGGGGACCAATGGAgagggcgagggggagggggacagctcCCTCGTGGTGACACTGCCCACGCCCGGCCAGGACCTGCTCCGGGCCACCCAGCTCCATCATTATGTGGAGGGCTTTCTGCTTCATGGGCTCTTGCCGGCCCATGTCATTCGGTTGCTGCTTAAGCCTCATGTCCAGGCCCAGCAGGACTTGCAGCTGCTGCTGGAGCTGCTGGAGAAGATGGGACTGTGCTACTGCCTCAATAAACCCAAGGGCAAGCCTTTGAACGGGTCCACGGCCTGGTACAAGTTTCCGTGCTATGTGCAGAACGAGGTGCCCCATGCAGAGGCCTGGATTAACGGGACCAACCTGGCTGGGCAGTCGTTTGTGGCTGAGCAATTGCAGATTGAATACAGTTTTCCCTTTACCTTTCCACCTGGGTTGTTTGCACGCTACAGTGTCCAGATCAACAGGCACGTGGTGCACAGGTCGGATGGGAAACTTCAGATCTTTGCGTACAGAGGGAAAGTTCCCGTGGTGGTGAGTTACAGACCTGCCAAGGGGGTCCTGCAGCCGGATACTCTATCCATTGCCAGCCATGCGTCATTACCAAATATATGGACGGCGTGGCAAGCCATAACCCCCTTGGTGGAGGAACTGAATGTCCTGCTTCAAGAATGGCCTGGACTGCACTACACTGTGCACATTCTCTGTTCTAAGTGCCTTAAGAGAGGTTCGCCCAACCCACACGCCTTCCCAG